In the genome of Aerosakkonema funiforme FACHB-1375, the window CGTATAGCCCAAAAGCATTCGGCGCAAAACTCCCAACTGGGGTTGTCTTATTACGATAAGTTCCTTGGGGTTCACAGGCGTAAGTCTTTTCTCCGTTGTAATTGGCTAATTCTGTAGTGATTGTCTGACCAAAATAAAAGGGTGTTGTTGTTCCAGCACGACAAGCATATTCCCATTCGGCTTCGGTGGGCAAGCGATAATTGCGCCCGGTTTTTTGGGATAATCTGGCACAAAATTCCACTGCTTCGTACCATGTTACCCTCTCTACTGGTAGATTTGCACCTTTAAAACAAGATGGATCGGAATTTAGTGAAATGTTGACTTGAGGTAAAGCTGCAACAGCTTTCCACTGTGCTTGTGTGACGAGATATTTTCCCATAAACAAGCTCGAAACTTTTACCTTATGCTGGGGGCTTTCATTGTACTTTGTTTCCTTCTCGGTTTCGGGTGAACCCATCCGGAAATTCCCACTTGGAATTAATACCATTTCCAAAAAAGCTCCATTGCCCAAATCTTCTGTGAAGTATCGGGCAATCTCAAGGCGGCGACTGATTTCTTTCCCAAATTTATTAACTTCGATCGCATCAAATTCAAAAAAAGATAAAACATTATTTAGATGCTGTTCAACTTTTAATTCCGTTCTATATTTGAGCAAAGAATAAGCTGTAAATTGCACCTGCTTGGATTCATCTTGCAAAGCCTGAATTACCAAGTCTAAGCCTGTTTCTCCATATTTAAGCGCATCCGAAAGTGCAGCGACTCGCATTTCTAAGTCTGGGCTAGCTAACCGCCGTTTAACCCCTTCGATTCCTCCTAAAATAGCTGCATCAATAGGTGGCGAATTTTGACCGCCCAACACGGCATCGTATTCTCTAGCTCGATCGCGATTTTCTGCCATTGTCCTTGTTCTTGCAACGCTGTTTGGCAACCTCGACGGCGTTTAACCCTTGGCGAAGATGTGGGATATGTAAAATTTGGTAGATTCAACGCACCAAAAAAGCTGCTGCCTCAACGTGCGCCGTCTGCGGAAAGAAATCGGCAGGTTGTACTTTTGTCAAGCGATATTCGCTGTTTTGACACAATAATTTAAGGTCGCGGGCGAGAGTGGCGGGTTTGCAACTGACGTAAACAATGCGCTGAGGTTGAATTTGCAGTAAAGTGTCGATGACAGCCCGATCGCATCCCTTTCTGGGCGGATCTAACAATACAATATCCGGCTTTACATCTAACTGCGGTAGTAACTTCTCGACTTCGCCAACTTGAAACGTCACATTATTAATACCGTTCAATTCTGCATTTGTCTTTGCCTGTTCTACCGCCTCCGATTGCACTTCCAAGCCAATTGCTTCCCGTACCCGTTTCGCTAACGGCAAAGTCATTGTACCGATACCGCAATAGGCATCGAACAAAACCTCATCGCCTTGCAGATGCAATTCAGATTCAATAACCTGCAACAGTGCCTCGGCAGTTTCTGTGTAAACTTGGAAAAAAGTATCCGGGCGAATTTGGTACTCTAAATCAGCAAACACTTCGCGCAAGTAAGGTTTGCCGACAATACAGCGAGTTTCGTCTCCGAAAATAGCATTAGTGCGATCGCCATTGCGATTCAGTGACACCCCTACCAACTCAGGATACCGCTTCAGCCACTCCTCTGCCTGCGCTTTCATTCCCGGTAATTTCCAATCCTTGACTACCAAAGTTAGCAGCATTTCACCGGTACGGCGTCCAATTCGCAACGCCAGATGCCGAATTTGCCCTTTGTGACGGCTTTCATCGTAAATTTGCCACCCCCGCTGCTGGATATCCCGTTTCACTTCTGCCAGGAGGGGATTTAACCGCGCATCTTGCGTCGGACATTGACTCAAGTTAATCAATTGGTGACTGCCTTTTTGGTAATATCCCGCTTGCACTTGTCCCGTGGCTGATGATATCGCTAGAGGATATGTCGCTTTGTTACGATATCCCAAATCGGAATCACCCGCTAAAATGCGATCGACTGGTGGATTGTCAATACCGCCTATGCGCTGCAAAGCTTGAATCACCTGATTTTGCTTCGCTTCTAGCTGATACTGGTAATCAATATGCTGCCACTGACAGCCGCCGCATTTATCAGCCACAATGCAGCTAGGGCGAATGCGATGGGCAGATGGTTCGATAATTTGGTGAAGTTTGCCGTGGGCGTATTCCGGTTTCACCCGCACCAGGCGAACTGAAATGCGATCGCCTACCACCGTATCCGGAACAAACACCACCCGTTCCCTCCAACGCCCCACCCCATCCCCAGAGTCGGTTAAATCGTCAATATCGATCTCAACCAAGTTGCCTTGTTGCCAGATATCATCAGATTTTGAATATTCAGTTTTAGACTCAGAATTTTGAATCATCGCCATTTTTCTATCTCCCCCTCTCCCCATATCTCCATCACCTCTCTTTCTTTGTGTCACTCAGAATCGTTAAACTACGTAATGTTATCTGAGTTAACGCAATCGCAATATCATGAGCGTAGTTAGCCAAGTTATTCTCAAAGCCGACGACGAGCTTCGCTATCCTAGCACCGGCGAACTCAAGAGTATCAAAGAGTTTTTTCAAACCGGCGTACAGCGGACACGCATCGTCGCCACACTAGCTGAAAATGAAAAGAAGATAGTTCAAGAAGCCAGCAAACTCCTGTGGCAGAAGCGTCCCGACTTCATCGCCCCTGGCGGTAACGCCTACGGGCAGCGCCAACGGGCGTTATGCTTGAGAGACTATGGCTGGTACTTGCGCCTGGTCACTTATGGCATTCTCTGCGGCGACAAAGAACCGATCGAGAAGATCGGTTTGATTGGCGCACGGGAAATGTACAATTCTTTGGGCGTCCCCGTACCCGGAATGGCGGAAGCTATCCGTTGCTTGAAGAAAGCTTCTTTGGCTCTTTTGAGTGAAGAAGATGCTGCCGAAGCAGCGCCTTACTTTGATTACATTATTCAGGGGATGTCCTAATTCCCACTTTCTGAGTACGCTCAGAAAGCTGACTGATCTGAGCCAAAGTTTGCCTTCGGGACGTCAATAGACTTCAACCTTTTCATTTTAGCCTCCTTCCCCACCCTTGTCGGTGCTTCCTGGCTGACTCTTTGTCAGGACACTGACGATCGGTGGGGAAATTTTCATGGTCTTAATCTTAAATGAAGATAAACTTTTGCCAATAAAAAACCGACAGTCTGCTTGTGGGATCTGTCGGCTGGTCGTGTGTTCCCTGTCGATGACTCGGCTAGAGTTCAGTTGTTTTGTAGTATGGCCGTTTCGCAACGGTGCGATCGCGATCTAAATCATGTTATTTTGTGATTTACATCACTAAATTTATACCGAAATTTTGCATTATCTACCTATCTGGACTTAAGCTGAAAATACCCAGAATTTCAAGAGATGGCCCAATCCTTCCTGTCTTGGTTAGAAATTGGTAACACAGGTTTTGTTACTATCACAACACCTACTATTTCCAGGTAAAAAGTTCTCAATGGATCGTGAAAGTAAATTGTAGTTTTATAAAGTATTTCTCATAGAAAAATTAAACTTTCAAAACAATCCTTTCCTTAATGGAAAAAATAAAATTTATTTATTTGTAATCAATGTTACAACTAACACAGCTTAATTCGCTTACCATAGATAAAGCTTAAAAATCTGCAAGACTTTTTATTCTCTTCTGGTATCGCCAAAAGACTTATTCCTGTTGCGCCAACTAAAATCTCTAAACAGTTATTTTAGTAGAGCGAAATAGCGCTGTTTTGTCTAGATTTATGCTGGTTTTTAAGTAAAATTGAAGCCATTTGTAAAATTGGCAACAGCTCAAGTCGGAATTTTAAACTAAAAAAATTAGTGTCCTAAATTACGGAGAGTTTTAGCCAATGTCTTTGAATGTAGAACATCAATATCAAACTATCGACAGGATAGACAATACACCTGAATTAGCGCCCAGCATCTCTAGCAAAAGAGAGAGATTAGAAAAAAGATTACAGGAAACGGAAGTAAATTATCGCAATATCTTTGAAAATGCCCTCTTAGGTATGTTTCAAGCTACAAGCAGTGGCGAATACTTACTAGCAAATCAAATGCTATCTTCCATATACGGATATGATTCACCTACAGAACTTATTGCGAACATTACAAATATCAAAGAGCAGCTATATGTCAAGCCAAATCGTTATACCGAGTTGATGGAATTATTGGAAAAGCGAAATATCGTATGGCAATTTGAATCTCAAGTATATCGTAAAGATGGCAATATAATATGGATTTCTGAAAATGTAAGAATTATTTATGATAGCAGCGGCGATATAGTTGGTTATGAAGGATATGTGCAGGATATTAGCGAGCGCAAACATTCTGAGGAAATGATGCAGGCGGAGCTTGCAAAAGAAAAAGAAATTAATAACATCAAAGCTCGATTTTTTTCAATGGCCTGCCACGAATTACGGACATTTCTAACAATCATCATAGCAACCAGCGATTTACTAAAACTACACGGAAATAAGTTAAATACAAAAGATAGATTACATTATTTTGATAAAATCACAGAAAATATTAAAAGTATGAACGAATTATTGGAAGGTTTTATAGCAATTGGCAAAGCCGAATTAAAGAAAACAACAGTTAACTTCTCTGCCTTTGAACTTAAAAGCTTTTGCGAATCCATTTGGGAGGACGTTAAAACAATTACGAAAACTACACACAAACTAGCATTCCAGAATAATTGCAATAATCTTACTTTAGTTTCTAATAAAACTCTTTTAAGGCAGATTTTGATGAATTTGCTGTTAAACGCTGTTAAGTATTCTCCTGAAAATAACACACTTTTCTTTGAATTAGATTGCCAAAAAAACCTAATAAACTTTCGGATAAAAGATCGAGGCATAGGTATTCCCAAAGAAGATCGGGAACACCTATTTGAAGCGTTTCATAGAGCGAGCAATGTTTTGAACTTTTCTGGGACGGGTCTGGGAATGGCAATTGTTAAAAGAGCGGTGGAATTACATGGCGGTAGCATCGCAGTCGAAAGTGAAGTGGGTAGTGGAACAACGATAACAGTAACTATACCAACTATTTGTACCAATTTACATACTAGCAATTGGGAAAGTAAAATATTTTGTGTTTGCGACGATCGCGATCGCTCTCTCCAAAATAGCAGCTTATAGCAAAAGTGACAGTGGAATAGAGCGATCGTCTTGACAAGCGATCGCTTTTTTTTCCTATAGGTTATTAACCAGCCGATCGTATCTCAATCGTGTCACAATAGAAAACAGGAAAACAGCCACGCTACGCGACAAATACTGTGAGAACCGATACCATTTTCTATCAACTTTTTCAAACCTTCCCCAGCCTACTATTTGAACTCATCGCTGAACCTCCATCGCTCGCTAATAGCTATGAATTTTCCTACAGAGAAATCAAAGAACTTGCTCGCAGCTTTGATGGTTTGTTTTTGCCAACTGAAAGCGCTTCCCAACAACCCATTTACTTTGTCGAAGTTCAGTTTCAGCCAAAATCAGACTTTTACTGGCGATTTATAACGGAAGTATTTGTCTACTTGGGTCAGTACAAACCTGCTAACGACTGGCGTGCAGTAGCAATATTTGCAAGGCGCAATTTAGACGATGGAGTACCAATGCAGTATCGAGGTTTGCTTATGAGTCAGCAAATCACATCTGTATATCTCGATGAATTAGGGGAAACAGCATCTTCATCCCTCAGCTTGGGAATAGTACAGCTAGTAGTTGGAAGTGGAGAAACCGCAGTTGAACTAACTCATCGACTCCTGCAACAAGCACGCACGCAACTGTCGGATGAAGCTCTCTTACGGAAAGTTATAGAATTGATTGAGAGCGTCTTGATTTACAAGTTTACCGCACTAAGTCGTCAGGAGATAGAAACCATGTTTGGATTAAGCGATCTAAAAGAGACAAGATTTTATCAGGAAGCCAAGGAAGACGGCAAACAGGAAGGCAAGTTAGAAGGCAAGTTAGAAACAGTACCCATTTTATTGCAATTGGGTTTGACTGTCCCACAAATAGCCGAAAGACTTGGTTTGGATATTGAAGCGGTAAAACGGGTTTCTCGTGCAGAAGTTGGCGATCCGCCAAAAGGATAATTTATCGGGATTAGATTAAGAGCGATCGCACTTCAAATTGCCCAATATGGAAGTGCGATCGCTCTTTAATCTCTTCCTTAACAAAATCGCGTCGCCCTTGGGATTATTGGCTCTCCCGTACCTATGGTGATAAATTTAGCTAATGAGGGAAATATGTAAACAAAGCAAAGTAGAACACTAACGATATTTAGAGTAATTTAAAGAACGTACTTAGTTTGCCATCCTGATTCTGTACAACTGAATTCGCCAAATACGAAAAGATTGCACGAAACAGGACAATAATCGATAAAATTAAGCCTGTGCTATTACTGCAAGGGTTCCATGTCTACCACTTCTCCTTTCTCTCCTGAAGAAATCGCCGCTGAAGGACTCAAACCTGAAGAGTATCAAGAAATCGTTAACCGTCTCGGTCGCCATCCCAACAAAGCTGAGTTGGGAATGTTTGGCGTCATGTGGTCGGAACACTGCTGCTACAAGAATTCCCGACCCCTACTCAAACAGTTTCCCACCACAGGCGATCGCATCCTCGTCGGCCCCGGAGAAAACGCCGGAGTGGTAGACTTAGGTGACGGAATCAGACTCGCCTTTAAAATAGAATCTCACAACCACCCCTCAGCAGTCGAACCGTTTCAAGGTGCAGCCACAGGCGTTGGTGGTATTCTGCGCGATATCTTTACAATGGGTGCTAGACCGATCGCCCTATTGAATTCCCTTCGCTTCGGTTCTCTGGAAGATGCGCGTACCAGAAGGTTGTTCAGCGGCGTAGTTTCGGGAATATCCCATTATGGAAATTGCTTAGTCGCCAACGAGACATTTATCTGGCGCGACGAGAACGGCGTCCATTTTGATACAATCGGAAACTTTGTGGAATCGCGGTTACCATCGGGCAAAACAACCGTAGAATTAGATGCTACTACCTCTGTAGAAACCCTCTCCATAGACCCCGACACTCTGCAAAGTTGCTGGCAACCAGTGCGACGTATTTTCAAGCGACGCAGCAATAAACTTGTAACTATTCGTACAAGTTTAGGCCGTACTCTCAGGGTCACGCCAGATCATCCCAGTTTCATTCGACGTAACGGCGAGTTGGACATACTGCCAGCACTATCTTTAAGCGTTGGCGATGAAATTCCCATACTTACCAATTTCCCTTTCTCGGACAGCGAGGATATTCCGCCACTAGATTTACTTAGCACCTTGGATGAGGCGCACAGTAAAGACGTTTATGTAGCTTTGCCTCCAAATTGGCAGGCAACGGATATTGTTCGTGCAGCTTTACAATTGCTCGAATCTTGTGCAAGTAATCGTTGCCGCTACTTGAAAAAAGGCTTACTCCCCCTGCAACATTTTCTGAGTTTGGAACCACTGCTCAACGTTTCCCGTAGGGATATATGGCTTTACCGCAAAAGTGGTAAAGCTAACTACATGAAAGCAGTCATCCAGCCAGATGAGCTATTTGCACGTTTACTTGGCTACTATCTCTCTGAGGGATGTGTATCCCAAAACGGGAATACCGATAAAATCATTTTCACCTTTGCTCACCACGAAATCGAATACGTTAATGACGTATTGGATGGTCTAAAACGTTTGGGATTGAAAGGCTACGTAGAAAAACGCGCTTCCACTATTGCTGTGTACGCAACTTCCTGGTTGCTCGGACACCTATTGAAAAACGTTTGGCACTGTGGTAAAAAAGCAAGCAATAAGGCTTTTCCTGCTTTTGTCTTCCATTGGCCTCGAAATTTACAGAGGGAAGCACTCAAAGGTTTGCTGCGCGGTGATGGTTCTCTAACAACGCGCACCAAAGGCAGTCATACCAAAATTGCCTTTGCTACGACCAGTCACAAATTATTTGAGCAAGCAATAACTCTGATTCAAAATCAGGGCGCTATTCCACTAATTTATCACCGTCTTGCCAGTCAAGGACAAATCGAAGGACGCACTCATCAGCGCCTACCCTTGTGGCAATTGGAAGTTTGCAACTTTGCCGGATTGACAGCATTAGCTAATGTTTTTAGCGAAGAACGCACTGTCGAGTTAGCCACAGCTTTAACTCGGTATAACGGAACAAAATATTCGTTTCCGCGTTTTCGGCAATCATCAGATGATGTCGCTTTTGTCAAGATTAAAAGCATAGAAACTAATAACGTTGATGAATGCGATGTCTACGATGTTGAGGTAGATAATACTCATCTTTTCGTTACCAATTCCGGTATAGTTACTCATAATTGTGTGGGAGTACCCACAGTTGGCGGCGAAGTTTATTTCGATCCTGCTTATTCCGGAAATCCCTTAGTTAACGTGATGGCATTGGGGTTGATGGAAACCCAAGATATTGTCAAATCTGGTGCAGTAGGAATCGGCAATCCCGTACTTTATGTCGGTTCTACCACGGGAAGAGATGGGATGGGAGGCGCAAGTTTTGCCAGTGCGGAACTTAGCGATGAATCGATGGACGATCGACCCGCCGTGCAAGTGGGAGATCCTTTCTTAGAAAAATCTCTGATCGAAGCTTGTTTGGCAGCTTTTAAAACAGGTGCGGTTGTCGCCGCACAAGATATGGGTGCAGCAGGAATTACCTGTTCTACTTCGGAAATGGCAGCAAAAGGCGGTGTGGGAATAGAACTGGATTTAGATAAAATCCCAGTGCGGGAAAGCGGTATGGTTCCCTACGAATATTTACTGTCAGAATCCCAAGAAAGGATGCTGTTTGTTGCCCATAAAGGACGCGAACAGGAATTAATTGATATTTTCCATCGTTGGGGGCTGCACGCGGTAGTAGCGGGAGAGGTAATTTCAGAACCAATTGCGCGAATTTTGTTCCAAGGTAAAGTGGCAGCTGAAATTCCCGCTACTGCATTAGCGGATAACACACCAATTTATCATCGCGAGTTACTGGCACAACCTCCAGAATACGCCCGCAAAGCTTGGGAATGGACAGATCAATCTCTACCTGCTTGCAGTATAGGTGGGATCGAAATTGAAGGTAATTTGAAAAGTTGGAACGATATCCTGCTCACACTTTTGGATAATCCCACGATTGCATCTAAACGTTGGGTTTATCGTCAGTACGATCATCAAGTGCAGAACAATACTGTCATTTTACCCGGTGGTGCCGATGCCGCAGTTGTCCGAATTCGCCCCGCTGAAGAACTTCCCAATCCAAAAACGGAAATTCAAAATCCAAAATTGGGAGTTGCTGCAACTGTTGATTGCAATTCCCGTTACGTTTATCTCAATCCCTACGAAGGTGCTAAAGCAGTTGTCGCCGAAGCTGCACGCAACCTCAGCTGTGTGGGGGCAGAACCTTTGGCAGTTACGGATAACCTCAATTTCGGCAGTCCGGAAAAGCCTGTCGGATATTGGCAACTGGCAGAAGCTTGTCGGGGAATCGCGGAAGCTTGTCGGGAATTTAGTACACCCGTCACTGGTGGTAATGTTTCCCTCTACAACGAAACGCTCGATAGCGATGGTAATCCCCAGCCTATCTATCCCACGCCTGTGGTGGGAATGGTGGGATTGATTCCCGATATTACCAAGATTTGCGGTCAAGCTTGGCAACAAGCCGGAGATTTAATTTATCTGCTGGGACAACCTCTTGTGGGACAGGCGTCTCGCCTGTCACAAACAGAAGGCGGGCAGGATGCCCGCCCCACAAGAGAGATAACATTGGCTGCTTCCGAGTACTTAGCTGCAATTCACGGTGTTGTCGCCGGAATTCCTCCACTGATAGACTTTGAGTTGGAACGCCGCGTGCAAGCTGCCTGTCGGGAAGGAATTCGTCAAGGTTGGGTGCGATCGGCTCACGATTGCGCTGAAGGAGGATTGGTGATTGCACTCTCGGAAGCTTGCATTGGCGGTAAGTTAGGTGCCGAAATTAATTTAGGAGTTAGTTCATCAGATTCTGTGCGCTGGGATTGTCTTCTATTCGGGGAAGGCGGCGCAAGAATTATTGTGTCGGTAGCGCAAGATCGATCGGAAATCTGGGAATCCTATTTGAAGGAGCAACTGAGCGAGAATTGGCAAAAAATCGGTCAAGTCGGTAATCCCGATGCCCATTTACGGGTAATTACGGCAGACGATCGACCCTTAATCGACGTTACCATTACGGACGTGTGCGATCGCTCCTTTCACGCGATCGAACGGCGTTTAAGTATTTAGCCAATGAGCCCAGTTCTCTTTTATTGAGTGTTTCAGTACAAATAGTCCAGACCGCAGTAGGGGCGACTTCGGTTAATAATGGGA includes:
- a CDS encoding SUMF1/EgtB/PvdO family nonheme iron enzyme, translating into MAENRDRAREYDAVLGGQNSPPIDAAILGGIEGVKRRLASPDLEMRVAALSDALKYGETGLDLVIQALQDESKQVQFTAYSLLKYRTELKVEQHLNNVLSFFEFDAIEVNKFGKEISRRLEIARYFTEDLGNGAFLEMVLIPSGNFRMGSPETEKETKYNESPQHKVKVSSLFMGKYLVTQAQWKAVAALPQVNISLNSDPSCFKGANLPVERVTWYEAVEFCARLSQKTGRNYRLPTEAEWEYACRAGTTTPFYFGQTITTELANYNGEKTYACEPQGTYRNKTTPVGSFAPNAFGLYDMHGNVWEWCADSWHEHYRGAPSDGSVWESDFSELRVLRGGSWIHYPADSRSAFRNCNFTGAMVSYFGFRVACSAA
- the rlmD gene encoding 23S rRNA (uracil(1939)-C(5))-methyltransferase RlmD; protein product: MIQNSESKTEYSKSDDIWQQGNLVEIDIDDLTDSGDGVGRWRERVVFVPDTVVGDRISVRLVRVKPEYAHGKLHQIIEPSAHRIRPSCIVADKCGGCQWQHIDYQYQLEAKQNQVIQALQRIGGIDNPPVDRILAGDSDLGYRNKATYPLAISSATGQVQAGYYQKGSHQLINLSQCPTQDARLNPLLAEVKRDIQQRGWQIYDESRHKGQIRHLALRIGRRTGEMLLTLVVKDWKLPGMKAQAEEWLKRYPELVGVSLNRNGDRTNAIFGDETRCIVGKPYLREVFADLEYQIRPDTFFQVYTETAEALLQVIESELHLQGDEVLFDAYCGIGTMTLPLAKRVREAIGLEVQSEAVEQAKTNAELNGINNVTFQVGEVEKLLPQLDVKPDIVLLDPPRKGCDRAVIDTLLQIQPQRIVYVSCKPATLARDLKLLCQNSEYRLTKVQPADFFPQTAHVEAAAFLVR
- the apcD gene encoding allophycocyanin subunit alpha-B; amino-acid sequence: MSVVSQVILKADDELRYPSTGELKSIKEFFQTGVQRTRIVATLAENEKKIVQEASKLLWQKRPDFIAPGGNAYGQRQRALCLRDYGWYLRLVTYGILCGDKEPIEKIGLIGAREMYNSLGVPVPGMAEAIRCLKKASLALLSEEDAAEAAPYFDYIIQGMS
- a CDS encoding PAS domain-containing sensor histidine kinase; the protein is MSLNVEHQYQTIDRIDNTPELAPSISSKRERLEKRLQETEVNYRNIFENALLGMFQATSSGEYLLANQMLSSIYGYDSPTELIANITNIKEQLYVKPNRYTELMELLEKRNIVWQFESQVYRKDGNIIWISENVRIIYDSSGDIVGYEGYVQDISERKHSEEMMQAELAKEKEINNIKARFFSMACHELRTFLTIIIATSDLLKLHGNKLNTKDRLHYFDKITENIKSMNELLEGFIAIGKAELKKTTVNFSAFELKSFCESIWEDVKTITKTTHKLAFQNNCNNLTLVSNKTLLRQILMNLLLNAVKYSPENNTLFFELDCQKNLINFRIKDRGIGIPKEDREHLFEAFHRASNVLNFSGTGLGMAIVKRAVELHGGSIAVESEVGSGTTITVTIPTICTNLHTSNWESKIFCVCDDRDRSLQNSSL
- a CDS encoding Rpn family recombination-promoting nuclease/putative transposase is translated as MRTDTIFYQLFQTFPSLLFELIAEPPSLANSYEFSYREIKELARSFDGLFLPTESASQQPIYFVEVQFQPKSDFYWRFITEVFVYLGQYKPANDWRAVAIFARRNLDDGVPMQYRGLLMSQQITSVYLDELGETASSSLSLGIVQLVVGSGETAVELTHRLLQQARTQLSDEALLRKVIELIESVLIYKFTALSRQEIETMFGLSDLKETRFYQEAKEDGKQEGKLEGKLETVPILLQLGLTVPQIAERLGLDIEAVKRVSRAEVGDPPKG
- the purL gene encoding phosphoribosylformylglycinamidine synthase subunit PurL produces the protein MSTTSPFSPEEIAAEGLKPEEYQEIVNRLGRHPNKAELGMFGVMWSEHCCYKNSRPLLKQFPTTGDRILVGPGENAGVVDLGDGIRLAFKIESHNHPSAVEPFQGAATGVGGILRDIFTMGARPIALLNSLRFGSLEDARTRRLFSGVVSGISHYGNCLVANETFIWRDENGVHFDTIGNFVESRLPSGKTTVELDATTSVETLSIDPDTLQSCWQPVRRIFKRRSNKLVTIRTSLGRTLRVTPDHPSFIRRNGELDILPALSLSVGDEIPILTNFPFSDSEDIPPLDLLSTLDEAHSKDVYVALPPNWQATDIVRAALQLLESCASNRCRYLKKGLLPLQHFLSLEPLLNVSRRDIWLYRKSGKANYMKAVIQPDELFARLLGYYLSEGCVSQNGNTDKIIFTFAHHEIEYVNDVLDGLKRLGLKGYVEKRASTIAVYATSWLLGHLLKNVWHCGKKASNKAFPAFVFHWPRNLQREALKGLLRGDGSLTTRTKGSHTKIAFATTSHKLFEQAITLIQNQGAIPLIYHRLASQGQIEGRTHQRLPLWQLEVCNFAGLTALANVFSEERTVELATALTRYNGTKYSFPRFRQSSDDVAFVKIKSIETNNVDECDVYDVEVDNTHLFVTNSGIVTHNCVGVPTVGGEVYFDPAYSGNPLVNVMALGLMETQDIVKSGAVGIGNPVLYVGSTTGRDGMGGASFASAELSDESMDDRPAVQVGDPFLEKSLIEACLAAFKTGAVVAAQDMGAAGITCSTSEMAAKGGVGIELDLDKIPVRESGMVPYEYLLSESQERMLFVAHKGREQELIDIFHRWGLHAVVAGEVISEPIARILFQGKVAAEIPATALADNTPIYHRELLAQPPEYARKAWEWTDQSLPACSIGGIEIEGNLKSWNDILLTLLDNPTIASKRWVYRQYDHQVQNNTVILPGGADAAVVRIRPAEELPNPKTEIQNPKLGVAATVDCNSRYVYLNPYEGAKAVVAEAARNLSCVGAEPLAVTDNLNFGSPEKPVGYWQLAEACRGIAEACREFSTPVTGGNVSLYNETLDSDGNPQPIYPTPVVGMVGLIPDITKICGQAWQQAGDLIYLLGQPLVGQASRLSQTEGGQDARPTREITLAASEYLAAIHGVVAGIPPLIDFELERRVQAACREGIRQGWVRSAHDCAEGGLVIALSEACIGGKLGAEINLGVSSSDSVRWDCLLFGEGGARIIVSVAQDRSEIWESYLKEQLSENWQKIGQVGNPDAHLRVITADDRPLIDVTITDVCDRSFHAIERRLSI